The DNA sequence GAAATTGAGCACGAAGACGACGACGAAGCTTTACCCTCCTTTCGTTTCTccgctctctttctctctctaagttCCTATCAGATCTCTCTGGTTCTTATTCCTTTCTTTATTTTGCGTTTCAATTTCCTCAGAAAGTGAAAGGAACAAAAGTGTAGCTTTGgattattataatttgttgcGTTTCATTACAAATTTGGAATCTAGGGTTTCAATTTTCTTAAGAGAGAAAATTTGCCGTATTTTAGTGTTGGATCTGGTAAATTGAACGGGAAATAGTGTGGTTTTTGGACGAGAGAGGAGGTAAAAGAGAAGTGACTTTGAGCAAGTGTTTCGAAGTAGGTATTGCTGGGGTTGATGTCGCTAGTAGTTCTTTCTAAATTTATTGAATTCGCTGGTTGAtttgattttgtgtttttaACACCAAGAAGAACAAGATGATGAACCCAGATCGCTCGAAGAaggtctctctctttttttcttcaactTTTTCGCCTTAACTATCTTCAACTTCGTACTGATCTTGCTTGGATTTTCCTTGGTTCCCCGATTGACTTTGTGACTAAATGAATTTTGGACACTAAAACGTTTAACTTAAGAATCTCTAGGTTTATGGGTTTTCGTTCTTTGGTCGGTAGAAAAGGGCTTCCCTAATTGTTTGCATAAAGAAAAATTTTACTGGAAGATTTGTTTTtccgtttttttttaaaacgcAAGACTGTGTTGAGATGAATTTTTATCATTATATATTTTGCATCATTTCCAATTTAGCCATTCTGTTTTTTTGCCAACATTTTTTCCGGTTCTACTGTTTTTGCCGTTATTAGTTTGATGTTTTGAATGTTTAATGAGTCCATCAACATCATTTATGGATCTCTTGTTTAACAGATTAGAGTCTGTTTTGGAATTTTTGTTTGCTTGTTTTTTGAGTGGCGGGTATGGTTCACAGCTTTATTTTTCTATTGGTTTTGTCATTGTGCGGGAATGTAATCAAAGAAAGGAATCTAGGTTGATACATATGTGTGCTTGATACTCCACTATTGCCATCTGTTTATCTGCGCTTGCTTTTTCGTAGCACCCGATTCTGTTATCACattctaattaattttcaaatggATATCTTGATACTTTAGCCATTGGCCGCTTTAGctactttttattaaaatataactgCAGCCAGAGATGAGCTCTGACAAAAACAGCATTGGTTTTATTAGTGTCATGTAATTTCTTTGTTTAAGAAGTATTTACGttcatatttaatataactttttcaattttcagaTGAAAGACATGGAATTTTTCACAGAATACGGGGATGCAAATAGGTATAAGATTCTTGAAGTTATAGGGAAGGGAAGTTATGGAGTAGTTTGTGCAGCCATCGATACACATACTGGGGAAAAGGttgcaataaaaaaaataaatgatgtaTTCGAGCATCTCTCAGATGCTATCAGGATCTTACGTGAAATTAAGTTGCTAAGGCTATTACGGCATCCTGATATTGTCGAAATCAAGCGCATTATGCTGCCGCCCTCGAAAAGGgaatttaaagatatttatgtaGTTTTTGAGCTCATGGAGTCCGATCTTCACCAAGTTATCAAAGCTAATGATGATTTGACCCGTGAACATCACCAGTTTTTCCTCTATCAGATGCTGCGTGCATTGAAATATATGCATACAGGTGTGTTTTAACTTTCTCCTGGTCAATTTACACTGATACAAGCTATCAAATCCTTTTTTTGAGGATCCTAGAGGGTGGGTTGCTGATTTTAATTGTTTGGGTGCAGCAAATGTGTATCATCGTGATCTTAAGCCTAAGAACATTTTGGCAAACGCTAATTGCAAACTTAAGGTCTGTGACTTTGGGTTAGCAAGAGTTGCATTTAGTGATACCCCGACCACTATATTTTGGACAGTAAGTACTTGCACTTATTCCTATTAGTATTATGGCATTTATAAGTGCCTTACATCTGAATTTTTACTTGTAAATGGTGTACTTTATCTTTATCGTGGTTATTTTGGTTCATTTGCAGGATTACGTGGCTACAAGATGGTATAGGGCTCCAGAGCTTTGTGGTTCATTTTCTTCGAaggtattttactatttattacCCTTTCTTTATTCACTTTCCttcattaattataatatagaaGCATGGTCTGTGGTTGCTTGGATTTTAAATTGGTATGTGTTCTCTCTCGTATCggattcaaattttttaaatggaTATCTTGCTTTCATTCTCTTGGTATGCTGAGGAGGCAAATCCTAGTTTTTATCCCTCTTGATTGTTTTGGTGATTTGATATGTAAATACGGACATTTGACAATATTAGTCTTGGTAAACCATAGTACTTGCTAATGAAGAAGCTGTCTGTTTTATACTGCATGGAGTTTTGCATCATTTTTCCTTAATGAGGTCTACAAGTTTGTGTGttgaagtaataataataaggccATTTTGTCCTTATAGAACTATATGTGTCTTGCATTAGTTGAAGTCTTGAACATTAGGATCAATTTTTTACACTTGCTGCTATATTTGTTTATGTTCAACTGGGCACAAGATCGAAGTTGCAATTTTCTTGTCATTGTTTAGTGATTCTTCTAATTGAGGGCAAGGTAGTGTATTCAAGttacaatatctttaattaTGGCGGAGTTGCTCCtcttttagaattatttagttGTTTGTTCAATTTAAGCTAACTTTAATGGCTGGAGAGTGGATTAAGTGATGTTTCTAGTGGTATGTTTAAGTTAGACATATTGCTTTCTGGAAAAGTAATTGATTCATGATTCAGTAGATATttggttttgagtttttttagGCTTATTATTAACGTGACATAAGGAGACATTTGCAATTTTGGGCAATTGTCAACTTTTACCCACTGCAGTCTTATTTGTTATGTTAGAAGGTGTGCATATGACGAAATAGTGAAGGGAAAAAGTTAACAGGCCTATGTTTTGGTGTAGTATAGTTCATTAATGCATATATTTCTGTGTGGAATATGTTCTGAGTGCTTTATTATAGTAAGCAGTAATGCCTAGATTACAATAATTCTTGTTCAGGGAGGACAATTGAACTCTCTTGGAAGTTGAAATATCTTTCATTCAGGTAACGGTGTTGAGGTTATGTTTGTTTCTCTGGAGTGGTTTTATCAACGTGTGAATTTCCTATTGTATTTTAGTTGTCTAACTTTTGCTTGTTTTTGGTTGCAGTATACTCCAGCAATAGACATGTGGAGTATTGGTTGCATCTTTGCTGAAGTGTTGACAGGGAAGCCACTGTTTCCTGGTAAAAGTGTTGTTCATCAATTAGACTTGATCACCGATCTTCTGGGGACGCCTTCACCAGAGACAATTGCAGGAGTATGTTTTAACTTTCTTGCTGTGGCGcatagataaatatttattcCTCTACTATTTCTGGCTTGAGATGTTTCATTACTAAGCTGTAGATATGCAAAATCTATGCAGGTTCGAAATGAGAAGGCTAGAAGATACCTGACAGAATTACGGAAAAAGCCTCCTGTATCATTTGCACAGAAGTTTCCAAATGCAGATCCTCTAGCCCTCAGACTGTTGCAAAGACTTTTAGCTTTTGATCCAAAGGACCGTCCAACTGCTGAAGAGGTTTGTACTGTAATTGGTTTTGGAAAgtacgtattttttttttcaaggcgCATGCAATTAGACTGAAGTCTTGATGTTTTTATTAGGCATTGGCTGATTCTTACTTCAAGGGCCTGGCAAAGGTTGAGAGGGAACCTTCATGTCAACCTATCTCAAAGCTCGAGTTTGAGTTTGAGAGGAGAAGAGTGACTAAGGATGATATTCGAGAATTAATATACCGAGAGATTTTGGAATACCATCCCCAACTTCTAAAAGACTACATGAATGGAGCTGAAGGAACAAATTTTCTTTACCCTAGGTAGAGAGTGGTTCTTGTTTTACATATTGATGTCATCTCTTAATTTAATGCTCTATCTTGTTGGTATCCAATGATGACGTGTGTTATTGTATTCCTGATGCAGTGCTATAGGTCAATTTAAAAAGCAGTTCGCGTATCTTGAGGAGAATTTGGGTAAAAGTGGACCAGTTATTCCTCCAGAGAGAAAGCATGTTTCACTTCCACGGTACTAATCTTCAAGCGTGATTATTGGCCAGTACAAATCATTTGTGTAGTAAATCTATCTTTGAAGGGCGATTCATTTTGTCAcattattctaatatttttcatttacaGGTCTACAGTCCACTCGAGTATGACTGTTTCTTCTAACGAACACCCTAATATGGTTTCATATGAGAATCGGCAAATGACTGGACATACTTCTAACGATGGTATGGCAACAGATGTGAATTCTGGAAATCCATCGAAGGCATTACGGCCTCCGCCACGGGTGCCAGCAGGTACTGACTTTATTATTGAGTTATCCGTGTTTAGTAGCTTATAAGTACCCATTGTTTTGATCTGGGGGTGTAGAATTATCATTTGAATTCATACTCTATTTGATTGGTTTTGAccttctgttttttgttttcccCCAATATTCTCCCGTCCTTACACGTTTCTGTTGCAACAGGTAAACCAGGGAGAGTTGTTGGACCAGTTCTACCATTTGAGAATGGAAGAAACGTGAGAGAAGCATATGATCCGAGGGTCAGAAATGGGATCTTTCCTCCTCAGGCCGTCTCTCCCCACTGCTTTTTCCGAACTCACACTGCCAATCAAGACAAGTCAGATTCTTCACAATTGAAAATGCAACAAGCTCAGTCACCGCAGATAAACATGGCCAGCAAGCAATCTTCGGTGATGGTTGTTGACATGAACACCAATCCGTACTACCAAGCGCAATCAAAGGTTGACCAGATGGCTGCCATGGACAGTAAACTGTTGCATGCACAATCGCAGTTTGGCGCTGTTGGTGCAGCAGCTGTGGCTGTTGCTGCTCACAGGATCTGATGAGCGTGCAAGGTCAGTTGAGTATGAGTGGAAATACGGATATTGGTGTTAGGTTTGCTGAAGGGCGGGGGTTGCCCATTAGATTAGTATGTTGTAGTCTGGTAATTGGGTTGTCATGTAGAGAGGTTTCGTCCCACATTCTTCTCCTAGTTCTGATTAATTGTACCCCTTTGTAATTATGTAacagataattgattttttaaataataaataatagtttCTCTTATTTTCCTAGATTTTATTCGATTAGACATACAAATTCTTGATTCTTCATAGGTGGTTTGGGGGTTTTATACAAATCTACTTCCCTTTTATTTCTATGTGCTGAGGCCGTTGGTTAGATAGATGGGTGAATTCATGGTAGGATAACTTACTGTACTATTCTTTCTTGTGGTTTGTTTGAAAACTCTCAACtaaatatttttggaaatattccTTTGTATTTTCAACATATTGGCTTAAATCTTAAAATGTGAATTATAAAAtggacaactttttttttttataaaggttTACAGTATTTAAAAGTAAAATTGTATCGTCTTCCAACCAAGAAGCTAAGAACAAATAGACATTACTTAACAGTAACTAGTAATGTATCTTTTTGTAGCTTGGCATAGAATTTCCCTGTGAAGCaaagatttattattttatttaagtaatatCTTAGTAAACCTCAGTCCAGTCCTTCGTTTACATTACAGTAAAGTTTACAATTTCATAACTTCAATGTAAGATTTACCATCAAGCTCACGAGAGAATAGACCCTTGATATAGTCTTTAATTCCCACTGTTCTGTATAGAGCAGGATTTTGTTGATTGATCAAGCTGTGGGCAGGGCCTAtttcagattctacacttgtATTGAGAAATGTGGCAATAGAGAGCCTTTCCTGCACAGAGTTTACTATTGCTCTATGCTCAATGCTACGATACATTCCATTTGTTATAATCTACAACCATCATATGCAATAGATAAATTAATGAAACAATATTACTTATatattatgaataataattagtGGGTTATGAGTTATTACCTCTAGTATGTCTCCTATATTGACAATAAAAGCATTTGGAAGAGGCTTGACAGGGACCCACATGCCATCTTTTTTGACTTGGAGTCCTTCTACTTGACTAACTTGAAGGAGAATGGTAAGGCCTACGGCATCAGAGTGAGGAGTGAGACCTATAACTTGCTCTGGTTCAGGGCATGGAGGGTAATAGTTCATTCTCATCGATTGCATTCCATCTTCAAACAACTTGGAAATTTCCTTGCTTTCTATTCCTAGAGCCTTTTCCATTTTGGAGATTATATCTTTGGCTAGTTTTGCCAATTCTAATGAATAAAGTTCCAAGCTGTCCCTGCAATATTCATTGACTATTGTTAAggaattaaacaaaaaaaaaaaaagaaggatgaagagaagaattttttatgttttttttaataaaaaaacctGAAAGTAAGAGGGAGGTTTGGAAACAAGTGAGGTTTCCTTAAAGCAAGTGGTAATGTAGtgagaaagaaaatatcattcCAGTCAAGCTTTTGTTCCTCAGAAACTACAAAAGCTTGTCCAAACCCTTCTACTTCTCCTGGAATCTGCCATaactttttcttctcctctatTGGCATCTTGAACAACTCTTCCACCTCTTTCTTCATTTTCTCTACCAAAGAACTACTTATTCCATGGTTTACTAACtgcaaattaattattacatgAAAATAACTATATTCAAtttcaatataaatattattgtaaAATATATAGGAGAGAATATATAATTACTATATATACCTGGAAGAAGCCCCAGTTCTTGCAAGCTAAGTGGAGCTTAGCAAGTTCAGAATCATATAATTCTGACCCAGAAATAAGcaataaattttggaaattgaTAACTGGGATTTCATCAAAAGAAGTAGAATTGAGAATATTGGTTTGATTTTGactttgatgatgatgatgatcaaggCGGATGTATCTTGGTGGGATGGTCACCATATTGGGATCCTTTGCCAATTCTTGCACACTTGGCACAATCAGAGAGTTTCCAAAGTCCATTATATGATATCCCCCTTAATTTAAGCTTTGGCCTAAAGCTAGTTCTACATTATATTTGAAGAGGCTGATTAGCCTGCAATAAccgatatatgtatatatacatggtACAATTTTGAG is a window from the Cannabis sativa cultivar Pink pepper isolate KNU-18-1 chromosome 1, ASM2916894v1, whole genome shotgun sequence genome containing:
- the LOC115706791 gene encoding mitogen-activated protein kinase 19 isoform X1; amino-acid sequence: MMNPDRSKKMKDMEFFTEYGDANRYKILEVIGKGSYGVVCAAIDTHTGEKVAIKKINDVFEHLSDAIRILREIKLLRLLRHPDIVEIKRIMLPPSKREFKDIYVVFELMESDLHQVIKANDDLTREHHQFFLYQMLRALKYMHTANVYHRDLKPKNILANANCKLKVCDFGLARVAFSDTPTTIFWTDYVATRWYRAPELCGSFSSKYTPAIDMWSIGCIFAEVLTGKPLFPGKSVVHQLDLITDLLGTPSPETIAGVRNEKARRYLTELRKKPPVSFAQKFPNADPLALRLLQRLLAFDPKDRPTAEEALADSYFKGLAKVEREPSCQPISKLEFEFERRRVTKDDIRELIYREILEYHPQLLKDYMNGAEGTNFLYPSAIGQFKKQFAYLEENLGKSGPVIPPERKHVSLPRSTVHSSMTVSSNEHPNMVSYENRQMTGHTSNDGMATDVNSGNPSKALRPPPRVPAGKPGRVVGPVLPFENGRNVREAYDPRVRNGIFPPQAVSPHCFFRTHTANQDKSDSSQLKMQQAQSPQINMASKQSSVMVVDMNTNPYYQAQSKVDQMAAMDSKLLHAQSQFGAVGAAAVAVAAHRI
- the LOC115706792 gene encoding protein SRG1, producing MDFGNSLIVPSVQELAKDPNMVTIPPRYIRLDHHHHQSQNQTNILNSTSFDEIPVINFQNLLLISGSELYDSELAKLHLACKNWGFFQLVNHGISSSLVEKMKKEVEELFKMPIEEKKKLWQIPGEVEGFGQAFVVSEEQKLDWNDIFFLTTLPLALRKPHLFPNLPLTFRDSLELYSLELAKLAKDIISKMEKALGIESKEISKLFEDGMQSMRMNYYPPCPEPEQVIGLTPHSDAVGLTILLQVSQVEGLQVKKDGMWVPVKPLPNAFIVNIGDILEIITNGMYRSIEHRAIVNSVQERLSIATFLNTSVESEIGPAHSLINQQNPALYRTVGIKDYIKGLFSRELDGKSYIEVMKL
- the LOC115706791 gene encoding mitogen-activated protein kinase 19 isoform X2; the protein is MKDMEFFTEYGDANRYKILEVIGKGSYGVVCAAIDTHTGEKVAIKKINDVFEHLSDAIRILREIKLLRLLRHPDIVEIKRIMLPPSKREFKDIYVVFELMESDLHQVIKANDDLTREHHQFFLYQMLRALKYMHTANVYHRDLKPKNILANANCKLKVCDFGLARVAFSDTPTTIFWTDYVATRWYRAPELCGSFSSKYTPAIDMWSIGCIFAEVLTGKPLFPGKSVVHQLDLITDLLGTPSPETIAGVRNEKARRYLTELRKKPPVSFAQKFPNADPLALRLLQRLLAFDPKDRPTAEEALADSYFKGLAKVEREPSCQPISKLEFEFERRRVTKDDIRELIYREILEYHPQLLKDYMNGAEGTNFLYPSAIGQFKKQFAYLEENLGKSGPVIPPERKHVSLPRSTVHSSMTVSSNEHPNMVSYENRQMTGHTSNDGMATDVNSGNPSKALRPPPRVPAGKPGRVVGPVLPFENGRNVREAYDPRVRNGIFPPQAVSPHCFFRTHTANQDKSDSSQLKMQQAQSPQINMASKQSSVMVVDMNTNPYYQAQSKVDQMAAMDSKLLHAQSQFGAVGAAAVAVAAHRI